The Anaerolineae bacterium region TGCTGATCGGGCTGCGCTGCCTCCATATGCATCAGGCGTCTAGGAGCGACACGGCCCGTGCGGTTAGGGAGTGGTCGATCCTCTCCCTCGGCCGCGGTCCCTCTACCCGCCCAAGGACTGCTCCCATCCTAACCCAGAAAGGCGCACTTGGAGCCATCTAAACAAGAACGTGGCGGCCAACCGGCTCTACGCCTTCATGTCCGACCTGCTGGTGCAGGTCCACGCCCCCTTTTTGGCGGAGGTAACTCTCACACAGGTTCCACTTCTGGCGACTGCGCCAACGACGGAGGCTACTTCTTTGGTACCTACTCTGCCGCAAGTCCATGGTTGTGGTGGGTCAGCCGCAGGCGTGCCGTGACAGCCTTGTCAGGGCCGTTCAGGTCAAGCACGCAGACCTGTGCATACAGGACGTCGGCACCATTCCAGTCGGCAAGCTCTATTTGGGCGCTTGACTTCTCGAGGCCGGTCACAGGAAGTATCGCGTGTCCGAGCTGACGGACCAGAAGAATATGAGGCTTGTCTCTTGAGGCTGCCGGGTCGGCCGGTTGGCAGGGATTGCCGTTGTAGACGGTCACCAGAGCCCTGGCCACGTCGAACACACCCCGGTTGCTTATGTCCAAAAGCAGGCGCGGCCTTCCGTCGTGATCGTCGAGCCGTGCAACCGGATCGATTGCCAGTCTCTGGGTCAACTGGCTGTCCTTGAGCGAGACAGCGGCAGACGCGTCCAGAATGCCATGGCCCAGGTATCGGTCCCACCCTACCCCCCTGGCGGTGTTGCGCATCACTTGTCGCACTTGCTCACCGGTGAACCCTGGATACTGAGAGAACACAAGCGCGGCCACTCCACCGGCGAAGCCAGAGGCCATGCAGCCGCCGCTCATGAAGATGTAGTTGTCATCCCCGCCGGTCCCTCTCACCTGTTCGCCCTCCCCCTGGTCCCGTGAGCCAGACGGAGCCGTCACCTCGACGTAGTCCGAATCGGGGGCGATGTTGGCAGCCACGCCCTGTCGGCTGCTGGAGCCCACGGCCATCACGGCATCCAGCGCCGGCACAGCTGCCGCCACCCGCCGGCCGCGGTTGTCACAGACCCCTTTGACTATGAGGCAGCCGGCGCTGTAGGCCTGTTCGTAGGCGCGCCGTAGTCGCGGGTTGTCGTGGGGGTAGGCAAAGTCCGTGCCCTGGTAGAACCAGGGAGTCCCAGTCTCTGACTGACCGTGGATGTAGCCGTGCGGCTCCACTATCACCTTGGCCCCGTGCTCAACAGCGTAGTCTACGGCTCGCCACCAGCTCTCTGTTTGGCCCGTAGCGTAGCCCACCCGCAGGACCATGATGGGGCACTCTGGGGCCACTGCTGCCACCTCGCCCACCACGAAGGAGTGGTGGCCGCGCAGGTTCTCAGAGGACTCTTCGCCTG contains the following coding sequences:
- a CDS encoding S8 family serine peptidase — translated: MPEAHQITRGDRCVVVAVSDLGYRPHPDHRGHLWVNPRPTRGDIHGWDFADGDASLEYAGPGEESSENLRGHHSFVVGEVAAVAPECPIMVLRVGYATGQTESWWRAVDYAVEHGAKVIVEPHGYIHGQSETGTPWFYQGTDFAYPHDNPRLRRAYEQAYSAGCLIVKGVCDNRGRRVAAAVPALDAVMAVGSSSRQGVAANIAPDSDYVEVTAPSGSRDQGEGEQVRGTGGDDNYIFMSGGCMASGFAGGVAALVFSQYPGFTGEQVRQVMRNTARGVGWDRYLGHGILDASAAVSLKDSQLTQRLAIDPVARLDDHDGRPRLLLDISNRGVFDVARALVTVYNGNPCQPADPAASRDKPHILLVRQLGHAILPVTGLEKSSAQIELADWNGADVLYAQVCVLDLNGPDKAVTARLRLTHHNHGLAAE